From Ovis canadensis isolate MfBH-ARS-UI-01 breed Bighorn chromosome 10, ARS-UI_OviCan_v2, whole genome shotgun sequence, a single genomic window includes:
- the PCDH20 gene encoding protocadherin-20, whose amino-acid sequence MRGGGDACGLRAGAVSWSRATWRPRPDMGSLSRPSSSASHGNLPHLLLFFLFVRPFNCLASYSRATEILYSLNEGLPAGVLIGSLAEDLRLLPSAGGQDLQSQSPQHSVAERNPPLSFSLASQGLSGQYVTLDNRSGELHTSAQEIDREALCLEGGRGTAWGGSISISSSPSADSCLLLLDILVLPQEYFRFVKVKIAIRDINDNAPRFPISQISVWVPENAPVNTRLAIEHPAVDPDMGTNGVQTYRLLDYHRMFTLDVEENENGERTPYLIVMGLLDRETQDQYVSIIIAEDGGSPPLIGSATLTIGISDINDNCPLFTDSQINITVYGNATVGTPIAAVQAVDRDLGNNAQITYSYSQKVPQASKDLFHLNENTGVIKLFSKIGGSVLQTHKLTILANGPGCIPAVITALVTIIRVIFRPPEIVPRYIANEIDGIIYLKELEPINTPIAFFTIRDPEGKYKVSCYLEGEGPFRLLPYKPYSNEYLLETTKPMDYELQQFYEIAIVAWNSEGFQVKKMIKVQLLDDNDNAPVFLQPLVELTIEENNAPNSFLTKLDATDADSGERGQVSYFLGPDAPSYFSLDSVTGILTVSTQLDREEKETYRYTVRAVDSGKPPQESVATVIITVLDKNDNSPRFINKDFSFFVPENFPGYGEIGVISVTDADTGQNGWVALSVVNQSDIFVIDTGKGLLRAKVSLDREQQSSYTLWVEAVDGGMPPLSSTAKITILLLDINDNPPLVLFPQSNMSYLLVLPSTLPGSLVTEVYAVDKDTGMNAVIAYSIIGRRGPRPESFRIDPKTGNITLEEALLQTDYGLHRLLVKVSDHGYPEPLHSTVMVNLFVNDTVSNESYIENLLRKEPEISIEEKEPQISIEPTQRKGESVSCMPTLVALSVISLSSITFLTGMGIYICLRREKKHHREDENLEVQTPLKGKIDLHMRERKPIDISNI is encoded by the exons ATGCGAGGCGGCGGGGATGCGTGCGGCTTGCGGGCCGGGGCTGTGAGCTGGAGTCGGGCGACCTGGCGCCCGCGCCCGGATATGGGGAGTCTCAGTCGTCCTAGCAGCAGCGCCAGCCACGGAAACCTGCCG catctgcttctgtttttcctCTTCGTGAGACCGTTCAACTGTCTGGCGAGTTACAGCCGGGCCACGGAGATTCTGTACAGCCTGAACGAGGGGCTACCGGCGGGGGTGCTCATCGGCAGCCTGGCAGAGGACCTGCGGCTGCTGCCCAGCGCCGGGGGGCAGGACCTGCAGTCTCAGTCGCCTCAGCACAGCGTCGCCGAGAGGaaccctcctctctccttcagcCTGGCCTCCCAGGGGCTGAGTGGCCAGTACGTGACCCTCGACAACCGCTCCGGGGAGCTACACACTTCTGCCCAGGAGATCGACCGGGAGGCCTTGTGTCTTGAAGGAGGCAGAGGGACTGCCTGGGGGGGCAGCATTTCCATCTCCTCTTCGCCTTCGGCTGACTCTTGTCTTTTGCTTCTGGATATCCTAGTCCTGCCTCAGGAATACTTTAGGTTTGTGAAGGTAAAAATCGCTATCCGGGACATCAATGACAATGCCCCGCGGTTTCCTATTTCCCAAATATCAGTTTGGGTCCCAGAAAATGCACCTGTAAACACCCGGCTGGCCATAGAGCATCCTGCCGTGGACCCAGATATGGGCACTAATGGTGTTCAGACCTACCGCTTGCTGGACTACCATCGTATGTTCACCCTGGACGTGGAGGAGAATGAGAATGGGGAGCGCACCCCCTACCTAATTGTCATGGGACTGTTGGACAGAGAGACCCAGGACCAGTATGTGAGCATCATCATAGCTGAGGATGGTGGGTCTCCACCACTGATAGGCAGTGCCACCCTCACCATTGGCATAAGTGACATTAATGACAATTGCCCACTCTTCACAGACTCACAAATCAACATCACCGTGTACGGGAATGCTACTGTGGGCACACCAATTGCAGCTGTTCAGGCTGTGGACAGAGACTTGGGAAACAATGCTCAGATCACCTACTCTTACAGTCAGAAAGTTCCACAAGCATCCAAGGATTTATTCCATTTGAATGAAAACACCGGGGTCATTAAACTTTTCAGTAAGATTGGAGGAAGTGTTCTGCAAACACACAAGCTCACCATCCTTGCTAATGGACCAGGCTGCATCCCTGCTGTGATCACTGCCCTGGTGACTATTATCAGAGTCATTTTCAGGCCACCTGAAATCGTCCCTCGTTATATAGCGAATGAGATAGATGGTATTATTTACCTGAAAGAATTGGAACCTATTAACACTCCAATTGCATTCTTTACCATAAGAGATCCAGAAGGTAAATACAAGGTAAGCTGCTATCTGGAAGGTGAAGGACCATTTAGATTATTGCCCTACAAACCATATAGTAATGAGTATCTTCTAGAAACGACAAAACCTATGGATTATGAGCTACAGCAATTCTATGAAATAGCCATAGTAGCTTGGAACTCTGAGggatttcaagttaaaaaaatgattaaagtgCAACTTTTAGATGACAATGATAATGCTCCTGTTTTCCTTCAACCCTTGGTAGAACTAACCATTGAAGAAAATAATGCACCCAATTCCTTTTTGACTAAGCTAGATGCTACAGATGCTGACAGTGGAGAGAGGGGCCAAGTTTCATATTTTCTGGGACCTGATGCTCCATCATATTTTTCCTTAGACAGTGTCACAGGAATTCTGACAGTTTCTACTCAGCTGGATCGAGAGGAGAAAGAAACGTATAGGTACACAGTCAGAGCTGTTGACTCTGGGAAGCCACCCCAAGAATCAGTAGCTACTGTTATTATCACAGTGTTGGATAAAAATGACAACAGCCCTAGGTTCATCAACAAGGACTTCAGCTTCTTTGTGCCAGAAAATTTTCCAGGATATGGTGAAATTGGAGTGATTAGTGTCACAGACGCCGATACTGGGCAAAACGGATGGGTTGCTCTCTCTGTGGTGAACCAGAGTGATATTTTTGTCATAGACACTGGAAAGGGCCTGCTGAGAGCTAAAGTCTCTTTGGACAGAGAGCAGCAAAGCTCCTACACTTTGTGGGTTGAAGCCGTCGATGGGGGtatgcctcccctctcctctacTGCAAAAATCACAATTCTCCTTCTAGATATTAACGACAACCCGCCTCTCGTTTTATTTCCTCAGTCTAACATGTCTTACTTGTTGGTGTTGCCTTCTACTCTCCCTGGCTCACTAGTTACAGAGGTCTATGCAGTTGACAAAGACACAGGCATGAATGCTGTCATAGCCTATAGCATCATAGGGAGAAGAGGGCCTAGGCCTGAATCCTTTAGAATTGACCCTAAAACTGGCAACATTACTTTGGAGGAGGCATTGTTGCAGACAGATTATGGGCTCCATCGTTTATTGGTGAAAGTGAGTGATCATGGTTATCCAGAACCTCTCCATTCCACAGTCATGGTGAATCTATTTGTCAATGACACTGTCAGTAATGAGAGCTACATTGAGAATCTTTTAAGAAAGGAACCAGAAATTAGCATAGAAGAGAAAGAACCACAGATTTCAATAGAACCAACTCAAAGGAAAGGTGAATCCGTGTCCTGTATGCCCACATTAGTAGCTCTATCTGTAATAAGCTTGAGTTCTATCACATTCTTAACAGGGATGGGCATATATATCTGtttaaggagagaaaagaaacaccATAGGGAGGATGAAAATTTGGAAGTACAAActccattaaaaggaaaaattgacttGCATATGAGAGAGAGGAAACCAATAGATATTtctaatatttga